One genomic segment of Acanthochromis polyacanthus isolate Apoly-LR-REF ecotype Palm Island chromosome 9, KAUST_Apoly_ChrSc, whole genome shotgun sequence includes these proteins:
- the lrrc42 gene encoding leucine-rich repeat-containing protein 42 isoform X1 encodes MSNLSSDNSTIYVRERGNLRRFSDIVLVEPKPLSSCRRTDPFVLRKEHFIFNYNEEGSLRYSTKSLFDIALLFVADNIHHVDSLVGFPEQIGSRLFVAAEENRVFLNPDISSKALQLFSDAYGEIVLGSLCLRNKFPLLQERMDAIKTFHSLKSLDLFGCKLGDNHELFQHLTSTSLASSLIELFIGGNSLSDAGLQRLTAPIRMMRKGLDCLQLLDLSYNPISEAALRYLTCFPKLVKLDLSGTSLKLETGLKTTILKLLGLIYSEKPLDSFDHSRCKTEGWAEQVVNQWETSGSQMPKQRKIEESRTLALRFFGRQKFVREVLNAAPLIHERVEEADNGKLHFYRPSNNQAVEKDIPSMTDCEVKTPCHIKKRKHQPEKHDTLQHCPPAKQTCSSALTAEDIDLLNSY; translated from the exons ATGAGCAACCTGTCTTCGGACAATAGCACAATTTATGTCCGAGAAAGAGGTAACCTtcgacgttttagtgatatagTCCTGGTAGAACCAAAGCCGCTGTCGTCGTGCAGAAGGACAGATCCGTTTGTGCTGAGAAAAGAGCACTTTATATTCAATTACAATGAAGAGGGAAGTCTGAGGTACTCCACAAAATCTCTCTTTGACATCGCTCTGTTGTTCGTAGCCGACAACATTCACCATGTGGACTCTCTGGTCGGCTTCCCCGAGCAAATAGGTAGTAGGCTTTTTGTGGCAGCAGAGGAGAATCGTGTATTTTTAAACCCAGATATTTCTTCAAAAGCCCTGCAGTTATTCAGTGATGCCTATGGAGAGATAGTGCTTGGATCACTGTGCCTTCGAAATAA GTTTCCACTCCTGCAAGAGAGGATGGATGCAATTAAAACTTTTCATAGTTTAAAGTCTCTGGATTTGTTTGGCTGCAAACTGGGTGACAACCATGAGCTATTCCAGCATCTAACATCCACCTCGTTGGCAAG CAGCCTGATTGAGCTTTTCATTGGTGGTAACAGTCTGTCAGATGCTGGCTTGCAAAGATTGACTGCACCTATCCGGATGATGCGGAAAGGATTAGACTGTCTTCAGCTCTTGGATCTTTCCT ACAACCCTATCTCAGAGGCAGCACTCAGATACCTCACATGCTTCCCAAAACTTGTAAAACTTGATCTATCTGGAACCAGTTTGAAG CTTGAAACAGGGTTGAAGACAACCATATTGAAGCTGTTGGGTCTAATTTATTCTGAGAAGCCACTGGACAGCTTTGATCACTCAAGGTGTAAAACAGAAGGTTGGGCAGAGcag gttgtAAATCAATGGGAAACCAGTGGCTCACAAATgccaaaacagaggaaaattGAAGAATCAAGAACATTAGCACTTCGCTTTT tTGGCAGGCAGAAGTTTGTCAGAGAAGTATTGAATGCAGCACCTTTGATTCATGAGCGCGTGGAAGAGGCAGACAATGGGAAACTGCATTTCTACAGACCATCAAACAATCAGGCAGTAGAGAAAGATATTCCTTCCATGACAGATTGTGAAGTGAAGACTCCCTGCCATATCAAAAAGAGAAAGCATCAGCCAGAAAAGCATGACACTTTACAGCACTGCCCTCCTGCCAAACAAACATGCTCATCAGCTCTTACTGCAGAAGACATTGACTTGTTGAACAGCTATTAA
- the lrrc42 gene encoding leucine-rich repeat-containing protein 42 isoform X2 yields the protein MSNLSSDNSTIYVRERGNLRRFSDIVLVEPKPLSSCRRTDPFVLRKEHFIFNYNEEGSLRYSTKSLFDIALLFVADNIHHVDSLVGFPEQIGSRLFVAAEENRVFLNPDISSKALQLFSDAYGEIVLGSLCLRNKFPLLQERMDAIKTFHSLKSLDLFGCKLGDNHELFQHLTSTSLASLIELFIGGNSLSDAGLQRLTAPIRMMRKGLDCLQLLDLSYNPISEAALRYLTCFPKLVKLDLSGTSLKLETGLKTTILKLLGLIYSEKPLDSFDHSRCKTEGWAEQVVNQWETSGSQMPKQRKIEESRTLALRFFGRQKFVREVLNAAPLIHERVEEADNGKLHFYRPSNNQAVEKDIPSMTDCEVKTPCHIKKRKHQPEKHDTLQHCPPAKQTCSSALTAEDIDLLNSY from the exons ATGAGCAACCTGTCTTCGGACAATAGCACAATTTATGTCCGAGAAAGAGGTAACCTtcgacgttttagtgatatagTCCTGGTAGAACCAAAGCCGCTGTCGTCGTGCAGAAGGACAGATCCGTTTGTGCTGAGAAAAGAGCACTTTATATTCAATTACAATGAAGAGGGAAGTCTGAGGTACTCCACAAAATCTCTCTTTGACATCGCTCTGTTGTTCGTAGCCGACAACATTCACCATGTGGACTCTCTGGTCGGCTTCCCCGAGCAAATAGGTAGTAGGCTTTTTGTGGCAGCAGAGGAGAATCGTGTATTTTTAAACCCAGATATTTCTTCAAAAGCCCTGCAGTTATTCAGTGATGCCTATGGAGAGATAGTGCTTGGATCACTGTGCCTTCGAAATAA GTTTCCACTCCTGCAAGAGAGGATGGATGCAATTAAAACTTTTCATAGTTTAAAGTCTCTGGATTTGTTTGGCTGCAAACTGGGTGACAACCATGAGCTATTCCAGCATCTAACATCCACCTCGTTGGCAAG CCTGATTGAGCTTTTCATTGGTGGTAACAGTCTGTCAGATGCTGGCTTGCAAAGATTGACTGCACCTATCCGGATGATGCGGAAAGGATTAGACTGTCTTCAGCTCTTGGATCTTTCCT ACAACCCTATCTCAGAGGCAGCACTCAGATACCTCACATGCTTCCCAAAACTTGTAAAACTTGATCTATCTGGAACCAGTTTGAAG CTTGAAACAGGGTTGAAGACAACCATATTGAAGCTGTTGGGTCTAATTTATTCTGAGAAGCCACTGGACAGCTTTGATCACTCAAGGTGTAAAACAGAAGGTTGGGCAGAGcag gttgtAAATCAATGGGAAACCAGTGGCTCACAAATgccaaaacagaggaaaattGAAGAATCAAGAACATTAGCACTTCGCTTTT tTGGCAGGCAGAAGTTTGTCAGAGAAGTATTGAATGCAGCACCTTTGATTCATGAGCGCGTGGAAGAGGCAGACAATGGGAAACTGCATTTCTACAGACCATCAAACAATCAGGCAGTAGAGAAAGATATTCCTTCCATGACAGATTGTGAAGTGAAGACTCCCTGCCATATCAAAAAGAGAAAGCATCAGCCAGAAAAGCATGACACTTTACAGCACTGCCCTCCTGCCAAACAAACATGCTCATCAGCTCTTACTGCAGAAGACATTGACTTGTTGAACAGCTATTAA